gcaaaatgtttatttttttgtttgcatattcACAAGAATATACTTTTTATCATGCAAGGGtctaaatgtatgtgtgtgtgttctgatttTGTTAGCCATAAGGGGGAAGCTTGAAATAGTTTTACACACTGGCACTTAGGCTAATCATTCCAGGGGCTTTATCCTGTGTAACCCCCAGCCCACGAGAAATGTTGCTATTTCCTGTCGTCTTTCCTGGTTTCCTGTCCTCCTCATTTATCATCATCTGCTTATTCGGACATCCTTTCTTTTTCGGTGCACTAGCTCTTATAATATTGGTAATCACACATTTCTAATCTCAAACAatgtctctttaaaaaaaaatttaattaagttaaattgtGAACATCTTTGAAATAATTTCAGATATTTAATAGCCACAATTTTATACAGATCTTGCAAGTATAATTGAATGCTGAAATGATGTCAAGTCGAAATGCATTGATTGGACTGAAAAGCTCAGCACAGTTATACAGTCTAAGCTGTGTTGTGGTGAATGCAAATACTTATCTCCATTTGTGGTGAGATTCAAGCAGCAGCTGGGCATTTTGTCAGCTCATGTTGCTTCTTGCTATGTTCAGATCACCCAGTGATAAACAATTGCTCTGCAGTGTGAGCTGAAGtctttgtgttttctgtttttctCCTCAGGTAAAAGTAAGGAAGCTGAGATCAAACGCATAAATAAAGAGTTAGCCAACATCCGCTCAAAGTTTAAAGGAGACAAGGCTTTGGATGGATACAGCAAGAAGAAGTATGTGTGCAAGCTGCTCTTCATCTTCCTTCTCGGCCATGACATCGACTTCGGCCACATGGAGGCTGTCAACCTGCTCAGCTCCAACAAATACACAGAGAAACAGATTGTAAGTCATTGTCCATATTAagctttaaaaatgtcttttatttttttgggattGCAACACTGATTTTGTGAGTGTCTGTTTAGCTATGTGTTTGTAGTACGTTATTGCACACTTTTCTGCCACTCACAATTAGAGTAATTGCAGGGTTCATATGTGAAGCAGCCAAAGCTGTAAGGAAATTAAGCAAAATATGACAGTAGTTACAGGGTGTAATGGCATATATTTGGTGACCACTTCTTAATATGTCTACAGTGGCGTTTTGTGACGGTTATACAGTAAACTACTTTATTAGTAAATCCCACATTTTTGATATGGTTTGGATTTAATAAGTACACAAAATACAGTAGTGTcgagggctgggcgatattgcaagaAAATTAccatgatatcatgtttcatataatTTGATATtgataatgaatatttttttaacaatatatttaggaatattaggttttttttttaaaccactttattttaatttaccaacgtTACTAAGGCAAAcagtttaaacaaaaatatttatacaaaatatctgatctctgtataataaaataaacataagtgttaaacaGACTCCTAAACTTGAtaaacagattttttacaaagCGTGTGCAATGGTGCaaatgctgaacaatcaaagcaaatctTAAGATTAAAACCTCAAATTAACCTCAAACCTCAAAagaaattatgattattaaatctgagctttcaaataAAGGCACCAGCCATCATTATTtgaatacatactgcaacattacaaattgtgaagttggatgactTAATTGCCTCTATGCTAAAAGATCTTTCAGATAGGGTGCTAGTGGctggatgcacaagaaaagaaaccaaaaagccactctggcgcaATCAaacttttgtgtgtgttgttattcttACCTGAAGTGACCGGTGCGAGCTTGtggtttccttcaccattttctATTTTACTTTCAATTTTCCCCTGGCGTCTCTCATAACTAGGCAACCATCAACTGTTTACTTAGAGGATGACAATCCGATGCACGTTTATAGCATTTGGAAATGTTCAGATTCGTGGCATTCAGAAAAGTTTAGATGTTTAAGTACGCACTACATGTGCGAGTCGCTACCATATGTACATTGTGCATACCCTAAGCTGATTGGCAATGCTTCCAAAGTGCATGCCTGGCAGctccattttaataaaactatagcactTCATATTGAAGCTTCAAATCAATCTTTGTttttatcgatattgacaatggtgtttggtGAATGAATACAGATACCAATTTTATGGCCCAGCCCTAGTGTCCTGATAAATTTGCTTGTACTGGCATTCATATTGCATTTACAAATGTTGAATTGTGAGTTAACTAGGATATGTGGTaacaaatttacagtatataacaCCTCTTAGTGGTTATGCTATATTTGACATTCCTGAGTTTAGTTGACCTTAACAGAATctaaatgttttcagtttttgCTGTTCTTATTTTAACACTTTCTCTCTCTTATGTCTACAAAAAGAGATACATGCAAGTCATTACACAAGCAACTGATATGCAGGATATTGTCTACAGTGTCAGAACATACAGATTCAGTGTGCCGAGTGAACGGCCTTCAGTGTATAACTACTATTTTATTACATGATTTAGAAGTATAAGATTGGTGCATTAAAAAAACTATTCAGCAGGATACATTTTAATTGGTCAAATGTGTGAACATGAATAGATCTATAATTTTGTTAAAGGTTTTTGTTTCAGAATAAGGTTATTTTAAACTAGTATTATCAAAACAAATCCTGAAAAAGTACCACATTGTCCACAAATACTATGCAGCAAAGCTGTGTTTTACATTGATTCAACAATAATCCAAATCAGCATAATAGTGTAGTTTCTGAAGTATCATGTGACACTGCAGACTGGAGTAATTCTTGCTGATAATTCAACTTTGTCCTCACCAGAACAAATTGCATATGTTAAAAACATGTATTGAAATAGAAAACGGTTATttcaaatagtaaaaataattcacTGTATTCCtggtttatctttttattttttccaaatgcTTTATGGTGAGTCTTCTTTTATAAAAATTTTCAAATCCCACCAACTCAAGTGTTGTACTCAAACAGTAAAGATGCAAATGTATGGAAATTTTAACCGAGGATACAGTTTACTCTTGAGAAAGTTGTATGTGTAAACAGCTAGACCTCTCTGATGAATGTGGCTTCAGCTAGTGAGAGTCAGCAACAGATGTGTTTTTAGCTTGTCAGAGAGGCTTAGTGGCACTCCATGCCATGTAGACCTACCATGAGGTCTAATTATCTCCTGCTGATCAAACACCCACTCTAGCAGCCACATTCCCATCAGCCACACAGCTCTCCACGGGGGAACACTGACAGAAGCGGGGCAGAATCTGGGCAATCTAAGCATGTTTCAGTACGAAAAGGACAACAAACCGAGGGCCATTCTGACTCAGCTTATCTCTCCCCTTGAAAAGGAAAGGCATTgaagtaacatttaaaatgcaaactAGCTCATAACACATGTTGTCACTAAACACCACATggtcatagcatttgtttttgtgtAATCTTCTGAATGCAAAATGAGGGAAATTTACATAGTGTGAATGAATTGTGGAGGGCTTGCAGATATATTCAGATATTTTTTTCCTACTGCATTTTTATACATTGCTGTTAACTGGAAAAAATTTAGGTCATGTATCTTGTTATCCTTTAGTAAAAGTCCTTTTCACAGCAAGATCTTTGTGTATAATGCTGAAGAATGTGGTGATGTCATCTTGTTTTGACCTGCTCCTCCCATACGGGGAAAATACATTCAATCCTCATTTCCCATGAGCCCTGCCCGAAACTATAGCAAGCTTTTTCAAAGAAATGAGAAGAAGATTTTAATATCCTCATATACAACTCCACCTGGTACACCAAAGCTTTTAGACTAAAGTAATatttaaatgcacattaaaacTGTTTCGAAACCTGATTTAGGTCACCCAGtggtatgttttggtgtgttaaCCTAAATAACGAGTCACAACCTCTAGCTAATCTTTTCCACACGTTCATTAGCTTTTGCTCTACTAGATGGTATTACATTTTACCAGCAGTACATCATGAAAGTTGAATTTTGTCGCTGAAAATTTTCTCTAATTGGTTttcaaaaaaatgacaaacaagCAAAAACTCTTAATTGTGCTCAAGAGCTAGTTCTCTGGAAAATAAAGGTTTGctttttaatttactcacccacaggaTATCAAAGATGTagatgtcatttttttaaatcaagactACATGCTAAGCTAACaatttctttaatgtttttttgaggtagaccaaacaaacaaacttacttGGGGTTAGGAAAGTAACAACCGTTTAATCGGTGTAATTTATTCCTttgaagggcacctattttacccccttttcaagatttaatacaagtcttttgtgtctccgcAATGTGTCTGTAAAAGTTTTAgctccatcagattatttattatacctttcagaaatTTGTAATTTTCAGCTCTGAAAACACTATAGctgttttgttgcctgtgcctttttTTGCTGGTTTTCActgcccactgttcccacatgcCTTTCAGAATGTGCCTCAGTTTCCAGCTGTGTCAGATAAgtagcacagtgacagacatgaaggaagcagatctcatatagcgtttgtgagaaatactacagcaagaactttcccaatgattatttaatgtatttgttgagTTAATTCAAGTCTTTTTGCAAGGATTAGTCACACataatgtcgttacaaagttcaagtgcacacacacacagacgcacgcaCACAGCATGCGTTTAATTTTGCACtgtttgcacggcaaatgtgacaggatacttattaatatccactgctgtatggatatccgtcatgctaatttacaaaataatcctgatttaacgtccacaaaccgggattgaagcgtcttttaTGATTGTACTGACACTATACTGCTGTagtgataaagacggtaaaaacACTGTGATTCATTagaaacatgcactgttttaaaaacattttaaacttctaaaactcattcttgatcacatttgatgatgattgatgatcacagtgagctaaacagatcttttgatcccagttgctttgcacacgtcctgtctttttaatatgattatacgcgttactatacgcaagacatgttaatacgtggctgtAAATCAGTTCTGTGGgcagggaaactgcactcctgGTCACGTTGTGGAGGGCCTctaaatgggagggatttggatcctattttaacgtcagaaaaTTTATTAAAGAGAATTATTATCTTTATATCATTAAAATATGACAGTGGacgcactatacctacacacagttctgtcctaacagcttacaaaagaggtttttcatcataggtgcccatTAACTTATTGTTTTTAAGACAGTCTGTCTCTATCTTCCTGCATAAATTGTACATGACAGAATAAGGGAAAAAGAACACCGAAAACCAACTTTTTCCTGAAACAGGCAAGAAAGAATGCAAAAGCTTATAAGGTGAAgtgctttttttagtttatattttcACAAATTTCAATAATGGTGCTTAGATGCACCAAATGAAGCAAATGATTGATTTTTGCTAGCTTATTGTAGCAGAATTCAGATCAGTTGATCCTTATCATCTTGCAAGACACATTTCCTCCAGACTTCCAGAATGTACAAGCACGTACAACATCACCATGCAGCAAGAGTGGAAAAGAGGCAATTTAACCGAGCTTCAGCCCTTGCAGCTGTGAGGGAGACGCATTAGCTCAGCGAGGGGGAAAATCTCTCTCTCGTGGTTTAGTGCTTATCCACTGAGCTTGCAGCACTGCCACTCTGAGCCTGTTTGAAGATGACAGTTCTTCAGTGACGCTGTCCTTATTTTAGCTTTACCCAACACTCATTTGCCCAGAGTCTGTGCAAAACAGAGTATAACTTCTTTTTGCTTCTTCCTCTTTCTGGCTTCTCCAGGGTTATCTGTTCATTTCTGTGCTGGTGAACAGTAACAGTGAACTGATCAGGCTGATTAACAATGCCATCAAGAATGACCTCTCCAGCCGTAACCCCACCTTCATGTGTCTGGCTTTGCACTGTATCGCCAATGTGGGCAGCAGAGAGATGGCCGAGGCCTTCGCTGGAGAGATCCCACGCATCCTTGTGGCTGGGTAAGCACTGACTTGAGCCTGTAGTAGAGGTTAAGGGGATTTAGACTGAAGGACTTCACAAAGAAGGAACTAGATTGTGTGAGatgaaaaaaaaggttaaataaaaCAGGAAGTGTGAATTCACTATGTCACTAGGAAGAAAAGTGAAATCATGCATTCTTTTTGTGCAATGAAAACGATTAGGTTTAACCCTTTTTATCCATTTCCAAGAATTTTTGTTCTGTAACTTTTCGTCTTCTAGCTTAGTTGAAGTAaaccatccaaaataaaacaatttgtgTTTCACTTTTTAGACTTAAACAatatatacttataataatataatatatacttataatataatttcatcaGTAGATTCTAGTTACAGTACATTAGACAGTTCATATTTATTAAACCTGCATATTGATTTTAAGCAAATTAAACCTTCTTAGTGTTCCTCAATatattaataagaatatttaaataatgaggttaaaaatattaatgtgtACTGCATGTCTGACCGATCAAATTAGTATTCTACAAAACAAAGGGCATAGTGCAAGTTTATTTGTCCTGTCCACCAATAATTCAAATAAGTTCAGTTCCTCAAGGAGCCAATGTCTAATACACCATGATGATGTGATATTTCACTCGTAAATGCCACAatcataaaataaagaagtatCATAATCACAGCTTAAACTGACTTGAATAGTTTTAGCTGCAGAGTTATTACTGTACGCAATCAAATAAAGTGTCATTGTCACTGTGGGGCTTTGGCGAATAAGTGCTTATCAGGGTGATCAAAATATTGAGTCTGAAGATGCTGCAAATGGTAGTTTGAGTATATAGACAAGACCATTTTATGACCCAGATGATACCGAATAAGTGAATCCTTACAACATTTAACAGGATTATTGTTACAGCTGcagttttatttatctattttttttggtcagaaatcattacaatattaataaagatcattttccatgaagacatttagtTTATTTCTTACTGTAAATGTATCAAATCCtaatttgattaatattttgttgataaacttttttttcctctgtttttaaatattttaaactctcagattccagatttttaaatagttgttgCTCAACTAAATAGTGTCTTATCCTAACAAACCAAACATCAATTAAAAGCTTATTTATAACTTATATATTTCATGTCATGTATGGGGGAATTTGACCCCTTTTGGTGTTGTggtcgagtgtgtgtgtgggttactTAAGacctaaacattcatttatttataagttaATTTAAGTGAATAAGGGCTGCAGTAGATGGCTAATATAGTTCCTATTCCAATAACAGGGACACAATGGATAGTGTGAAGCAATCAGCCGCGCTCTGTCTGCTCCGCTTGTATAAGACCTCCCCTGACCTGGTGCTCATGGGTGAATGGACCTCTAGAGTGGTGCACCTGCTCAATGACCAGCACATGGTGAGTCTGGCACGCAGGAAACCACAACCTAATCATGTTCACACATCCTTGTCAAAAATATGCATGTTTTTGTGGGGTTATATTTTGTGTTCTTTGGTTTCTGATGTTCTTTTCTTTTAGGGTGTAGTCACCGCTGCCATCTCTTTGATCACCTGTCTCAGCCAGAAGAATCCTGATGAGTTCAAGACCTGTGTGTCACTTGCCGTGTCTCGGCTCAGCAGGGTAAGTGTGTGATGTGTGTTTATATTAATGTGTTGCTGTCTGAGCACTGTCTGCATTTGGCCGTGTCTATAAATGCGGTGTGAAATTGACATAAGCACcagtgattataaaaataaactacagCTTAAGGTTCTAGATCATAATTTACAAACTCACAGCTTATAAAATATAGATTAATAAGTCTTGTCTAATAAGAGACTTTTAGaaaaaatgttttgtcagctAAATGGGTACTATTTTGTTAAACCACACAATCTTTAAAAACCCCATACTTCTCTCACTACCTTGTTTCTATTCCTGCTCTACTCTTAATTTATTGTTTCTGTACCTGTCTTTTCCTTTGTTCTGCTTGCAAGTTTTTCTTAGATGTGCAACAAATGGTAGTTCttagtacagttaaagtcagggaaaaaacatatttttaaacaaattgtttGGAACCCCAGATTGATGTTCAATTGTTTGATTCATTCAATTGGTTTCCTTTCTCAGATTGTGTCCTCAGCCTCCACTGACCTGCAGGACTACACCTACTACTTTGTTCCTGCCCCATGGTTGTCCTGCAAGCTGCTGCGACTTCTGCAGTGTTACCCACCCCCTGAGGATGGTGCTGTGAAGGGACGGTTGGTTGAGTGTCTGGAAACCATCCTCAACAAAGCCCAAGAGCCACCCAAATCCAAGAAGGTTCAGCACTCTAATGCCAAGAATGCCATCCTGTTTGAAGCCATCTCTCTCATCATCCACTATGACAGGTGCCTGTTTGCTTCATCGCACTTTTTCTTCTAAATCCTAAATCTACTTtgctaagcttttttttttacattaatgaacCTGCAGCCTTTCAAGGTATACACCATTTGATAGTCTGTTCAAACACAGGTCCTCATTGTCGTTTTTTTCTAAGTTaaagtttttatatttgtttaattacaatttttaattccCTCACACATGTACTGGTCAATGCAAGTGTCTATTGTTTTTGCTGTCTTCAGTAGTTGGTTGTTCTTGTTCTGTTGTCTCATTTTCCGACTTGGAAACTATTCACTGTTGTCACCTtttgaacaaaataaatgtatatttagtaTAGGTGGGCATAGACTATTTTTAAAATCTAGTTTAATCTCAGAATTAATCTagcttaaaatggctcatttgaattctgccgaaggcattcagaatatgtgttcTACCCAAATAattaagtctttgagaacgggtttctcaagccaagtggtgcattagaccagggtctcatctcctgtttccaaagtgcatcacaaactgcttgaggaactgttctactatgacaattggtgatgaaaataaattatcttcaataagatgtacttgtgtttactaactgtttattcagttaaacatgaatttagacatgtaggcctacataagctccaaacagttttttttttttttttgttttgttttttttaaacaccctcATTCGACTAAGGGcagaactgaactaaacagaaatgtaattaagacatgtggagtttgcttatattagtggcattattgaagtaaacaccgcgatCAAACTTTTACCGTCATAAAggactttttgccatattttctgacaagatacacacgcggctgtcagtaaaggactgcacgcacaaacacacacacacacacactgcgaaatgcggaagttttttttttctttacatttggcgtgcgttattaaattccaaaaCACTCTCACCaatccttactccttatttgcatgtttgtcactggggcataaatgaaatgttcatgagttaaagtgaaactgccgaactgcagttaaagtcaggcatcctgctgatttgatgcagaagggcacttttttgtcagacggctcaccggtcaggtgtacatccgcactaaaatatcaaggtaaaagtcatcatagcttgcgtagaatagacccagctcccaacccaactttgaaaatagattaccaaaaaaaaagtatttatcgCGTGATAAGAGTCCcgcattaatgcagcacattaacgcagataacggcccaccactaatatttAGATATCAAAGCTAGGCATAGGCTGGTATAAAATTCTGACCAAACCGAAAAACTAATCAAATCACATTTACATTAGCTGTGCATACACTGTGCATCTGGTTGAATAAATTGGGCAGCTCTGTGCCACTGAACACATTTGTGACACAGTCATTGTACCCTAGTATACATGTAGAAACATATCATTGTTGTTTTAGAAATACCACATGAAAAACTAAAAGCCTGTAACGGATAATTGCACACTGACACATTTGTAATGATTTCTACAAGGaaattgttttgtgtgtgtatcagGAGTTTAGCCCATTGTTTAAAATGATCTGTTATGGTGTTTTGAGGCTTTATTTTTCAAAGTAGCAATGTTTCTCCACAGCGAGCCGAATCTTCTTGTCCGGGCATGTAACCAGCTGGGGCAGTTCTTACAGCATAGAGAGACCAACCTGCGCTACTTGGCTCTGGAAAGCATGTGCACCCTCGCCAGCTCAGAATTTTCCCATGAGGCAGTTAAAACTCACATAGAGACAGTCATCAATGCCCTGAAGGTAAATGTTTAGATTTTGGCATTCCTAAGAATCAACGCTTCTCTCTCTCCTTTTTGActgctaaaaatatttaaatagcaCATCAATTACTTTATCATGTAtggacactttttttttctactaaCATTTACATTGTACTTGTTTTAATGCCAGACTGAGAGGGATGTCAGTGTCCGTCAGAGAGCTGCTGACCTCCTTTATGCCATGTGTGACCGCAGCAATGCCAAGCAGATTGTGGCCGAGATGCTGAGTTACCTAGAGACAGCCGACTACTCCATTAGAGAGGAAATGGTGTGTGTCCCTTTTATCATCTTCTCCACGATCTTCGGTCATAGCAGGTCTACATTTTAATGTGTAACTGCTGTGTCTGTAGGTACTGAAGGTGGCCATCCTGGCAGAGAAATATGCAGTAGATTACTCCTGGTATGTGGACACTATCCTGAACCTTATCCGCATCGCTGGCGATTATGTCAGTGAGGAAGTGTGGTACCGCGTCATCCAGATCGTCATTAACCGTGACGATGTGCAGGGATATGCAGCCAAGACGGTGTTTGAGGTAAATGGCACCAGATGTTCACCTTTGCACACATCCAGAAAACTGACTtccaccatcatcaccaccatttCAATCTGTGCTTCATGTAtaatctcctttttttttttacatttttacaggcTTTGCAGGCTCCAGCTTGTCATGAGAATATGGTGAAGGTTGGTGGTTACATTTTGGGAGAGTTTGGAAACCTTATTGCTGGTGATCCTCGGTCCAGGTAAGATCATTAaccaaatttaaatgaaataattcaaTCAGTCAAGGAAAGCAGGGTGtccttttttattaataatttaacaattaattaaataagcaAACATTACCAATAAAGATGAATCTCTGTGAAACATTTAAAGACCATTTCAAAGGTTTTATCATTTCTCTGGGTTTGCCATTTGCAGGTGTGTTAtagtaaaatgtagttttttctgTAAGTTACTTAATATCTTCAAAAAGTTTTATGGGTATCGCTGGGTTTTATCCAGTCATCAACAAAAGGCGTTtaataattgaaattaaattataataaaattatcacTTTTTTGTTTGTCTAATTTAAACCCAGATATAGCATATTAACCAAGAACAAAGTAAAACCATAGAGTCTCCTTCAAGCTGTAAAATGTTAATGCTTTAAGACCCAGGAAAATTGTAATAAAGACACGGTTAGGCTAATTTCACAAAATATAAGATATCACGTATCATGTTTTACATGTGTAAAATGTTTGGTGAACACTTCCAAGTCAGTAAATCTAGAAAATGTCTCTTCTGACATCAAACGTTTGATGTTATAGGTGTATTTGAATTAGGGCTGAACAATgtattgtttgagcatcgatacagcaatgtgtgcatccacaatagtcacgtTGCAGGATTAGagtatttattaaagattatgggccctatcatacacccagcgcaataaggcgcaagacgtgtttgccccgtcgagttgctattttcagaccagcgcgaCTTTGATTTTCCTGATTTCCGCAAAGTTGTTTAAATGGCATTTGCGtctctttgtggactcatgggtgttccagtctagaaaagaggtgtgttaaggcacatttttGGTCCATTGCTATTTTAGCTGCAAGCAGGTttaagtccagcacagagcgcgttagttgtgcacctcacTTACACATCGCTTATAACATGCagtatgtacagcaatacacaaataactttacaaatgaaaaagaattaaaggattaaaatattacataaattattacTTTCCACATAAAAATCACTGACTCCGTgccttcatctcagggggcttttttgaGTTTATTCAGGACATCTTGCTTTTATATTATgttgatatatttattattagtattatttatcatatgcatgtttatgtatgttttaataaaaacaagcttagatttgtccatttgtcaggtttttgacAATATGGGGCATAGGACGTGCATTTgcgttttttgaccacacttcattataattgttcatttattcatttgctggaaattagaactgaatttataaatagtttttaaacaaatatttgcgcttaacaaatgaaattaattatgtataggctgacgaatgtcttcagtggagtgcatacaacgCTGTTTTATCCacgaaagaaagtgaaagtgaaggcagattggaggaggctcgttctttatccttgcgctgcagatgatctgttcTGTTTTTTCACTTACAAGGTCTGCTatgttaatagcaaatgcgccatggtgcgacgcaactgactcagagggaataggagatgagtctcttattggtttattctcaaaatgaatgaaaaaagggcatcctctacgtaaaacatatgctgttacagtttaaatactgttagactctcaaAAAAACCCATAAAACATGGTTTATTTTTTCTATGTCGTATTTAtagatgtttgttgtttgttacGTTTTATGCTGATTTCTTCATATAAAAAGACTTGATCACCCCAGTAAATCTAAATTCATGAAATGTTCCTTAATAGAGCGATTTAGATCAATTAgcgaaattatattcatatttcagcaaaaaaataaataaattgcaatgtcagatttatCCCAATATCATGGAGCCCTAAATTGTATGTATTGAtgattttttcttgttttttttcatcTCTCTCTTACATCTTCAACCTTGCACTTTGCTTTCCTTCGTCCCATTTCTTTTCTTCCATCTCACCAGCCCTCTGGTTCAGTTTAACCTGCTCCACTCCAAGTTTCACCTGTGCTCAGTTCCCACCCGTGCCCTGCTGCTGTCAGCCTATATTAAGTTCATTAATTTGTTCCCGGAGACAAAGAGCACCATTCAGGAAGTGCTGCGCTCCGACAGCCAGATCAGAAACAGTGATGTCGAGCTGCAGCAGAGAGCAGTCGAGTATCTCAAACTGTCCTCCATCGCCAGCACTGATGTCCTGGTGAGATCtcacacttttgcacacattttgTTGATTTGTGTCTTACTGATAGCTTGCATAATCAACTATATTGCT
This portion of the Danio rerio strain Tuebingen ecotype United States chromosome 3, GRCz12tu, whole genome shotgun sequence genome encodes:
- the ap2a1 gene encoding AP-2 complex subunit alpha-2 isoform X1; the protein is MPAVSKGDGMRGLAVFISDIRNCKSKEAEIKRINKELANIRSKFKGDKALDGYSKKKYVCKLLFIFLLGHDIDFGHMEAVNLLSSNKYTEKQIGYLFISVLVNSNSELIRLINNAIKNDLSSRNPTFMCLALHCIANVGSREMAEAFAGEIPRILVAGDTMDSVKQSAALCLLRLYKTSPDLVLMGEWTSRVVHLLNDQHMGVVTAAISLITCLSQKNPDEFKTCVSLAVSRLSRIVSSASTDLQDYTYYFVPAPWLSCKLLRLLQCYPPPEDGAVKGRLVECLETILNKAQEPPKSKKVQHSNAKNAILFEAISLIIHYDSEPNLLVRACNQLGQFLQHRETNLRYLALESMCTLASSEFSHEAVKTHIETVINALKTERDVSVRQRAADLLYAMCDRSNAKQIVAEMLSYLETADYSIREEMVLKVAILAEKYAVDYSWYVDTILNLIRIAGDYVSEEVWYRVIQIVINRDDVQGYAAKTVFEALQAPACHENMVKVGGYILGEFGNLIAGDPRSSPLVQFNLLHSKFHLCSVPTRALLLSAYIKFINLFPETKSTIQEVLRSDSQIRNSDVELQQRAVEYLKLSSIASTDVLATVLEEMPPFPERESSILAKLKKKKGPGAVSVNELEEGKREGGELNGGGGERGGDNSTIAASNASTPSPSADLLGLRTGPQVSAAPPSAGSLLVDVFSEAGVNDDGFLRDLEPPTESSDSLLAEGPGDSDSAPPSAVSEDAAPPLPESNELLNKFVCKNNGVLFENQLLQIGIKSEYRQNLGRMYLFYGNKTSVQFVTFTTTVSCPGELQSQLNVQAKPVEPLIEGGAQVQQVINIECLGDFCEAPLLNIKFRYGGALQNLSLKLPVTINKFFQPTEMASHDFFQRWKQLSQPQQEAQKIFKASHAMDTEVIKAKLLGLGMALLENVDPNPENFVCAGVIQTKAQQVGSLLRLEPNAQAQMYRLTLRSSKDTVSKRLCELLAEQF
- the ap2a1 gene encoding AP-2 complex subunit alpha-2 isoform X3 yields the protein MPAVSKGDGMRGLAVFISDIRNCKSKEAEIKRINKELANIRSKFKGDKALDGYSKKKYVCKLLFIFLLGHDIDFGHMEAVNLLSSNKYTEKQIGYLFISVLVNSNSELIRLINNAIKNDLSSRNPTFMCLALHCIANVGSREMAEAFAGEIPRILVAGDTMDSVKQSAALCLLRLYKTSPDLVLMGEWTSRVVHLLNDQHMGVVTAAISLITCLSQKNPDEFKTCVSLAVSRLSRIVSSASTDLQDYTYYFVPAPWLSCKLLRLLQCYPPPEDGAVKGRLVECLETILNKAQEPPKSKKVQHSNAKNAILFEAISLIIHYDSEPNLLVRACNQLGQFLQHRETNLRYLALESMCTLASSEFSHEAVKTHIETVINALKTERDVSVRQRAADLLYAMCDRSNAKQIVAEMLSYLETADYSIREEMVLKVAILAEKYAVDYSWYVDTILNLIRIAGDYVSEEVWYRVIQIVINRDDVQGYAAKTVFEALQAPACHENMVKVGGYILGEFGNLIAGDPRSSPLVQFNLLHSKFHLCSVPTRALLLSAYIKFINLFPETKSTIQEVLRSDSQIRNSDVELQQRAVEYLKLSSIASTDVLATVLEEMPPFPERESSILAKLKKKKGPGAVSVNELEEGKREGGELNGGGGERGGDNSTIAASNASTPSPSADLLGLRTGPQVSAAPPSAGSLLVDVFSEAGVNDDGFLSSAPPSAVSEDAAPPLPESNELLNKFVCKNNGVLFENQLLQIGIKSEYRQNLGRMYLFYGNKTSVQFVTFTTTVSCPGELQSQLNVQAKPVEPLIEGGAQVQQVINIECLGDFCEAPLLNIKFRYGGALQNLSLKLPVTINKFFQPTEMASHDFFQRWKQLSQPQQEAQKIFKASHAMDTEVIKAKLLGLGMALLENVDPNPENFVCAGVIQTKAQQVGSLLRLEPNAQAQMYRLTLRSSKDTVSKRLCELLAEQF